Within the Chromobacterium paludis genome, the region GCTGAAGCTGGTACGTTAATTGCAATGGCCTGCCCCAAGGCCCCAACGACCTCAAGCAAGGACAGATCATGCAGATTCGTGAAGCCAATCTGGAAGACCTCGCCGCGATACTGGACATCTACAACGAAGTCATCGCCACCACCACCGCCGTCTACAACGACGATCCGCTGACGCCCGGCGAGTTCGCCGTCTGGTTCCAGGACCGCACCGCCGCCGGTTACCCGGTGCTGCTGGCAGAAGAGGACGACGGCCGCGTGCTGGGCTTCTCCAGCTTCGGCGATTTCCGCACCCGCCCCGGCTACCGCTTCACCGTGGAGCACAGCGTGCACCTGACCGCCGACGCCCGCAGCAAGGGCATAGGCACCGCCTTGGTGCAGGCGCTGTTCCCGCGCGCCAAGGCGATGGGCAAGCACACCATGCTGGGCGCGGTGGACGCCGACAACGAGGCCTCGATCCGCTTCCACGAAAAGCTGGGCTTCGTCCAGGTGGGCCGCCTGCCGCAAGTGGGCTTCAAGTTCGGCCGCTGGCTGGACCTGGTCTATCTGCAGCGCTTCATCGACGACGACGCCACCAGCGGCCCGGCCGCCGACGCCTGACCGCCCCGGCCTCGTCCTGGTATAGCGCGCGGCCGCCCAGCAGGCGGCTGACGCGCGCCGCCAGCGCGGCGGCCAGCGCCACCGGCAATAGCATGGAATACGCGCCGGTCAGCTCCATCAGCATCGCCACCGCCAATAGCGGCGCCCGCGCGGTAGCCGCCAGGAAAGCCGCCATCCCCACCAGCACCGCCCCGCCGCCCGGCAGCCAGCCCGGCAGCGCCAGATTCAGCAACTGGCCGGCCAGCGCGCCGCCGGCCGCGCCGGCGAACAGCATGGGCGTGAAAATGCCGCCCACCGCGCCGGAGCCGCTGGTGGCGGCCGTGGCGGCCAGCTTGCACAGCAGCAGGGTCAACACCAGCTGCCAAGCCGGCTGGTGGCCCAGCAGCCACGACACCGTGCTGTAGCCGTTGCCCCACATCTGCGGCCAGAACCAGGCCAGCCCCCCCACCACCGAGCCGCCCAGCGCCATGCGCAGCGGCAAACGCATAGGCAGGCGGCCAAAGGCGTGGCGGCCCAGCTCCATCAGCTTCAAGAACAGCGGAGACACCGCGCCCAGCCCCAGCGCCAGCAGGCAGTAGCCGGCCAGGGCCAGGCGATCAGGCAAGGCCAGCGGCGGCGGCTGATACAAGGGGGACAGGCCAAACAGATGATCGACGGTCAGGCTGGCGGTCAAGGCCGCCAGGGCCAGCGCCGGCAGGGCGCGCCAGTCCAGCCGCCGCCACACCACCTCGCAGACGAAAATCACGGCTGACAGCGGCGCGTGATAGGCGGCGGCCCAGCCGGCGGCGATGCCGCAGGCCACGATGCGCCGCCGGCGCGGCAGCGACATCGGCAGCAAGCGGGTCAGCAAGGAGCCGCCCTGCGCCGACAGCGCCACCATCGCGCCCTCGCGGCCGATGGAGCCGCCGCTGGCGACGGTGCAAAACGACGACAGGCTGTTGACCAGGGTACGGCGCAGGCTCAGGTGGCCGTCGCCGACACGCACCGCCTCCAGGTAGTCGCCGGCCGCCGCGCCGCGCAGCAGGCGCCGGCCCTGCTCCAGCACCCAGCCTGCCACCAGGCCGCCGATGATCGGCGCCAACGCGCGCTGCCACGGCGCCAGCCGGCTGGCGATTTCCACCAGGCCGCCGCCATGCCGCGCCAGCGCGTGCTCACCCAGGTGCAGCAGCCCCTGAAAACACAGCACCAGCAAGGCGCCCAGCGCGCCGCAAGCGGCCGCGAACAACGGAATGAGGACAAAGCGATGATGCCGGGACGACTGGAACATGGCGATGGAGCGGAACGCGAGGTGACGATGACTGGCGCCAAGACTAGCAGAGGCGCCAGGGACGGGAAATGAAAAGCGCCGCAGTTTCCTGCGGCGCCTCTCTGATCGCAACTGTCGAATGCAGTGCTTTTTTCTTGATTGTCTCTATTCTCGTCCTTTGTACGACTCAGCGCACTTCCGCAACAATATCCCTAGTGAACACTTTTTCGCAATACTTGCATTTCATTTTTGTATCGTGAGCGACTGTTTTGACGTAGAAATAGCTGGTCACCGGCTCGTTGTGAGAGACGCAATTCGAGTTCGGGCACGAGAAAATGCCCTCCACTGCTTCCGGCAGGGTCAATTTGTGCTTTTTGACCACTTCAAAATTTTCTATGACATTGACTGTGGCTTGCGGCGCGAACAGCGCCAGCTCGTTGGCCTGCTCCTCGGTCAGCGCCACGTTCTCCACCTTGATCAGGTCCTTGCTGCCCATGTGGCGGCTGGACAGGTTGAGGCCGACGGTGACGCGCTCGCCGGTTTCGGCCAGCTTGAACAGACGCAGGATCTTGATGCCTTCGCCGGCCGGGATGTGGTCGATGACCGTGCCTTGCTTCAGCGCTTCTACGGTGCGGGTATATTGCATGATCTTGTCCTTTTCTTGCCTGATTACA harbors:
- the pyrI gene encoding aspartate carbamoyltransferase regulatory subunit; this translates as MQYTRTVEALKQGTVIDHIPAGEGIKILRLFKLAETGERVTVGLNLSSRHMGSKDLIKVENVALTEEQANELALFAPQATVNVIENFEVVKKHKLTLPEAVEGIFSCPNSNCVSHNEPVTSYFYVKTVAHDTKMKCKYCEKVFTRDIVAEVR
- a CDS encoding chloride channel protein, yielding MFQSSRHHRFVLIPLFAAACGALGALLVLCFQGLLHLGEHALARHGGGLVEIASRLAPWQRALAPIIGGLVAGWVLEQGRRLLRGAAAGDYLEAVRVGDGHLSLRRTLVNSLSSFCTVASGGSIGREGAMVALSAQGGSLLTRLLPMSLPRRRRIVACGIAAGWAAAYHAPLSAVIFVCEVVWRRLDWRALPALALAALTASLTVDHLFGLSPLYQPPPLALPDRLALAGYCLLALGLGAVSPLFLKLMELGRHAFGRLPMRLPLRMALGGSVVGGLAWFWPQMWGNGYSTVSWLLGHQPAWQLVLTLLLCKLAATAATSGSGAVGGIFTPMLFAGAAGGALAGQLLNLALPGWLPGGGAVLVGMAAFLAATARAPLLAVAMLMELTGAYSMLLPVALAAALAARVSRLLGGRALYQDEAGAVRRRRPGRWWRRRR
- a CDS encoding GNAT family N-acetyltransferase, which encodes MQIREANLEDLAAILDIYNEVIATTTAVYNDDPLTPGEFAVWFQDRTAAGYPVLLAEEDDGRVLGFSSFGDFRTRPGYRFTVEHSVHLTADARSKGIGTALVQALFPRAKAMGKHTMLGAVDADNEASIRFHEKLGFVQVGRLPQVGFKFGRWLDLVYLQRFIDDDATSGPAADA